In one window of Oryza sativa Japonica Group chromosome 9, ASM3414082v1 DNA:
- the LOC4347301 gene encoding uncharacterized protein isoform X2, with protein MMEKDQRKGAMPVKKGSSANAVTKGITNRIQARRERKLALQQDVDKLKKKLRHEENVHRALERAFTRPLGALPRLPPYLPSQTLALLAEVAVLEEEVVRLEEQVVNFRQGLYQEAIIFSSAKNTSLPGGEGCVPAQLMPSSPVPNSEVSPANCHSPPTRPSMNGVAGAKQTPRKPSPSAAVAQDDRSGAGKENQSCSNTPARNCRHSPLLQKASKSRLPTAAAPEKRRATAQTISTVPDRKRLADTVSNNSEKASQDDSSVPNRLSEELLRCLLAIFSQMGGSSASGQDEEQAALSPSVSGSCESSEDAYPQDPYGILEFGTRDVGSYKRFHVIDATSFDQTAMENDTMLTRKLKALIRRLSSVDLTGLSHQQKLAFWINIYNSCMMNAFLEQGIPTTPHMLVAMMPKATINVGGRTHSAMSIEHFILRLPYSVKHVNPGGVTKGAADDVTMRGVFGLEWPEPLVTFALSCGSWSSPAVRVYTARGVEEELEAAKRDYLQSAVVVSAPAKVAIPKLLHWYLLDFAKDVDSLMDWVCLQLPSELRQKAMRIVEDGRRGVAAESRRVQVLPYEFRFRYLLAS; from the exons AACAGAATCCAAGCGAGGAGAGAGCGGAAGCTCGCACTGCAGCAAGAT GTGGACAAGCTGAAGAAGAAGCTGAGGCACGAGGAGAACGTCCACCGAGCCCTCGAGAGGGCGTTCACGAGGCCGCTCGGCGCTCTGCCTCGCCTGCCGCCGTATCTGCCATCTCAA ACACTGGCGCTTCTCGCGGAGGTGGCGGTGCTGGAAGAAGAGGTCGTCAGGCTCGAGGAGCAGGTGGTCAATTTCCGGCAAGGACTCTACCAGGAGGCCATAATCTTCTCCTCGGCCAAGAACACGAGCCTCCCCGGCGGCGAGGGATGCGTGCCGGCGCAGCTCATGCCGTCGAGCCCGGTGCCGAACTCAGAGGTCTCTCCGGCAAATTGTCATTCTCCTCCTACTCGACCTTCAATGAACGGGGTCGCCGGTGCAAAGCAAACGCCGAGAAAGCCTTCTccttcggcggcggtggcgcaagACGACCGCTCCGGCGCCGGGAAAGAGAACCAGTCGTGCAGTAACACACCGGCTAGAAATTGTCGCCATTCGCCGCTGCTGCAGAAGGCATCAAAATCCAGACTGCCGACAGCAGCAGCGCCTGAGAAACGCAGGGCTACTGCTCAG ACGATTAGCACAGTGCCGGACCGTAAAAGGCTCGCAGACACTGTCAGCAATAATTCAGAAAAAGCTTCCCAAGATGACTCGAGCGTGCCGAACAGATTGTCGGAGGAACTGTTGAGATGCCTGCTCGCCATCTTCTCGCAGATGGGCGGTTCATCAGCAAGCGGCCAAGACGAGGAGCAGGCGGCATTGTCTCCTTCGGTTTCAGGTTCTTGCGAGAGCTCAGAGGACGCATACCCTCAAGATCCTTATGGCATACTGGAATTCGGCACAAGAGACGTTGGGTCATACAAGCGATTCCATGTAATCGACGCCACCTCGTTCGATCAGACGGCCATGGAGAACGACACCATGCTTACCCGGAAACTCAA GGCTTTGATCCGGAGGCTTTCATCGGTTGACCTGACGGGGCTCTCCCATCAGCAGAAGCTGGCATTCTGGATCAACATCTACAATTCGTGCATGATGAAT GCATTTCTCGAGCAAGGGATACCTACCACCCCTCATATGCTCGTGGCAATGATGCCGAAG GCGACAATAAATGTGGGTGGGCGCACGCACAGCGCCATGTCGATCGAGCATTTCATCCTGCGGCTGCCCTACAGCGTGAAGCAT GTGAATCCTGGTGGAGTGACCAagggcgccgccgacgacgtgACGATGCGAGGCGTGTTCGGGCTGGAGTGGCCTGAGCCCCTGGTCACCTTCGCGCTCTCCTGCGGCAGCTGGTCCTCCCCTGCT gtgagGGTGTACACGGCGcggggagtggaggaggagctggAGGCGGCGAAGAGGGACTACCTGCagtcggcggtggtggtgtcggcgccggcgaaggtGGCGATCCCGAAGCTGCTGCACTGGTACCTCCTCGACTTCGCCAAGGACGTGGACTCCCTCATGGACTGGGTGTGCCTCCAGCTGCCGAGCGAGCTGCGGCAGAAGGCGATGAGGATCGTGGAGGACGGCAGAAGGGGTGTCGCCGCCGAGTCGCGCCGCGTGCAGGTCCTGCCGTACGAATTCAGATTCAGGTACCTGCTGGCCTCATGA
- the LOC4347301 gene encoding uncharacterized protein isoform X1 — protein sequence MHTAPEMNGRARRPAAAAHGAKAASTKSDRMMEKDQRKGAMPVKKGSSANAVTKGITNRIQARRERKLALQQDVDKLKKKLRHEENVHRALERAFTRPLGALPRLPPYLPSQTLALLAEVAVLEEEVVRLEEQVVNFRQGLYQEAIIFSSAKNTSLPGGEGCVPAQLMPSSPVPNSEVSPANCHSPPTRPSMNGVAGAKQTPRKPSPSAAVAQDDRSGAGKENQSCSNTPARNCRHSPLLQKASKSRLPTAAAPEKRRATAQTISTVPDRKRLADTVSNNSEKASQDDSSVPNRLSEELLRCLLAIFSQMGGSSASGQDEEQAALSPSVSGSCESSEDAYPQDPYGILEFGTRDVGSYKRFHVIDATSFDQTAMENDTMLTRKLKALIRRLSSVDLTGLSHQQKLAFWINIYNSCMMNAFLEQGIPTTPHMLVAMMPKATINVGGRTHSAMSIEHFILRLPYSVKHVNPGGVTKGAADDVTMRGVFGLEWPEPLVTFALSCGSWSSPAVRVYTARGVEEELEAAKRDYLQSAVVVSAPAKVAIPKLLHWYLLDFAKDVDSLMDWVCLQLPSELRQKAMRIVEDGRRGVAAESRRVQVLPYEFRFRYLLAS from the exons AACAGAATCCAAGCGAGGAGAGAGCGGAAGCTCGCACTGCAGCAAGAT GTGGACAAGCTGAAGAAGAAGCTGAGGCACGAGGAGAACGTCCACCGAGCCCTCGAGAGGGCGTTCACGAGGCCGCTCGGCGCTCTGCCTCGCCTGCCGCCGTATCTGCCATCTCAA ACACTGGCGCTTCTCGCGGAGGTGGCGGTGCTGGAAGAAGAGGTCGTCAGGCTCGAGGAGCAGGTGGTCAATTTCCGGCAAGGACTCTACCAGGAGGCCATAATCTTCTCCTCGGCCAAGAACACGAGCCTCCCCGGCGGCGAGGGATGCGTGCCGGCGCAGCTCATGCCGTCGAGCCCGGTGCCGAACTCAGAGGTCTCTCCGGCAAATTGTCATTCTCCTCCTACTCGACCTTCAATGAACGGGGTCGCCGGTGCAAAGCAAACGCCGAGAAAGCCTTCTccttcggcggcggtggcgcaagACGACCGCTCCGGCGCCGGGAAAGAGAACCAGTCGTGCAGTAACACACCGGCTAGAAATTGTCGCCATTCGCCGCTGCTGCAGAAGGCATCAAAATCCAGACTGCCGACAGCAGCAGCGCCTGAGAAACGCAGGGCTACTGCTCAG ACGATTAGCACAGTGCCGGACCGTAAAAGGCTCGCAGACACTGTCAGCAATAATTCAGAAAAAGCTTCCCAAGATGACTCGAGCGTGCCGAACAGATTGTCGGAGGAACTGTTGAGATGCCTGCTCGCCATCTTCTCGCAGATGGGCGGTTCATCAGCAAGCGGCCAAGACGAGGAGCAGGCGGCATTGTCTCCTTCGGTTTCAGGTTCTTGCGAGAGCTCAGAGGACGCATACCCTCAAGATCCTTATGGCATACTGGAATTCGGCACAAGAGACGTTGGGTCATACAAGCGATTCCATGTAATCGACGCCACCTCGTTCGATCAGACGGCCATGGAGAACGACACCATGCTTACCCGGAAACTCAA GGCTTTGATCCGGAGGCTTTCATCGGTTGACCTGACGGGGCTCTCCCATCAGCAGAAGCTGGCATTCTGGATCAACATCTACAATTCGTGCATGATGAAT GCATTTCTCGAGCAAGGGATACCTACCACCCCTCATATGCTCGTGGCAATGATGCCGAAG GCGACAATAAATGTGGGTGGGCGCACGCACAGCGCCATGTCGATCGAGCATTTCATCCTGCGGCTGCCCTACAGCGTGAAGCAT GTGAATCCTGGTGGAGTGACCAagggcgccgccgacgacgtgACGATGCGAGGCGTGTTCGGGCTGGAGTGGCCTGAGCCCCTGGTCACCTTCGCGCTCTCCTGCGGCAGCTGGTCCTCCCCTGCT gtgagGGTGTACACGGCGcggggagtggaggaggagctggAGGCGGCGAAGAGGGACTACCTGCagtcggcggtggtggtgtcggcgccggcgaaggtGGCGATCCCGAAGCTGCTGCACTGGTACCTCCTCGACTTCGCCAAGGACGTGGACTCCCTCATGGACTGGGTGTGCCTCCAGCTGCCGAGCGAGCTGCGGCAGAAGGCGATGAGGATCGTGGAGGACGGCAGAAGGGGTGTCGCCGCCGAGTCGCGCCGCGTGCAGGTCCTGCCGTACGAATTCAGATTCAGGTACCTGCTGGCCTCATGA
- the LOC4347302 gene encoding protein MIZU-KUSSEI 1 → MPSFVDGPTLRSLLRPSTNGRRTKASDGGGGGGGGGIFKMFKLMPMLTSGCKMVALLGRHNRALLADHATTVTLFGHRRGRVSLAIHEDTRAPPVFLIELPMLTSALHKEISSGVVKLALESDTRSARRRLVEEYVWAVYCNGRKAGYSIRRKEASDDERHVLRLLRGVSMGAGVLPAAPEKEGGVPAGPDGELTYVRARVERVVGSKDSEAFYMINPNEGGVGGDSAGDGSAPELSIFLVRMK, encoded by the coding sequence ATGCCGTCCTTCGTCGACGGCCCCACTCTCCGGTCGCTGCTCCGGCCGTCCACCAATGGCCGCCGGACGAAGGCCTcggacggcggaggaggtggtggtggtggagggatCTTTAAGATGTTCAAGCTCATGCCCATGCTGACGTCCGGGTGCAAGATGGTGGCGCTGCTCGGCCGGCACAACAGGGCGCTCCTGGCCGACCACGCGACGACGGTGACGCTGTTCGGGCACCGGCGCGGCCGCGTGAGCCTCGCCATCCACGAGGacacgcgcgcgccgccggtgtTCCTCATCGAGCTCCCCATGCTGACCAGCGCGCTGCACAAGGAGATCTCCTCCGGGGTGGTGAAGCTGGCGCTGGAGAGCGACACCCgcagcgcgcgccgccggctcgtGGAGGAGTACGTCTGGGCCGTCTACTGCAACGGCCGCAAGGCCGGCTACTCCATCCGCCGGAAGGAGGCCTCCGACGACGAGCGCCACGTGCTGCGCCTCCTGCGCGGCGTCTCCATGGGCGCCGGCGTGCTGCCGGCCGCGCCCGAGAAGGAGGGCGGCGTCCCCGCGGGCCCCGACGGCGAGCTCACCTACGTCCGCGCCCGCGTCGAGCGCGTCGTCGGGTCCAAGGACTCCGAGGCGTTCTACATGATCAACCCCAacgagggcggcgtcggcggcgacagcgccggcgacggcagcgcgcCGGAGCTGAGCATTTTCCTAGTGAGGATGAAATGA